The segment GGAGGCGAAGTTCAAGGTGCATAAGCGTGTCGCTGAGTACGTCGGCTGATTGGTTTTTTAGCCTTTAAAGCTTGGCGGGCCGACAGGCAGAATATAGGAATATCTTCCAGATTAGCTTGCTCGTTCAAAACTCTCTTGAGGAAATGGGAAAGGGCGGCAATTTCCTCCCGATCAAGGTAATCCACCTTATTTAACACGAAAAAGAGGTGAGCAACTTGACTGCGAACGGCCCTCAAGAACTCGATCTCCATCTCAGTTATGGGTGGGTCTGCCGAAACCAAGAATAAAGCGGCATCGCATTGGGGCAGGAAATTAAGGGTTGTTGCCGTGTTATGCTGGAAAGTTGAGCCGATGCCTGGAGCGTCAATTAGTATTACTCCCTGGCGGAGAAGCGGCGAGGGGTAGAAAAGTTCAACTTGGCGGACCCTCTTATGGTTTTTGGGGCTGCCTTCTTCTATCTATTTTATAGCTATCTTAACCTTGGCCTGTCAAGAACTGTCCCGCTACACTGGCAGCAAAAAAGCTTGCAATGCAAAGCACTGGTGTTATAATAGGTCCAGGGAAAACCGAGGAGGTGGGGCGAACCGGTATTCAACTAAACCTTCTAAGATTAGAATGGCGATGGAGCTCGCCTAACGCTCACTGAGCTGATAGCTCCTACCGAAAACGACCAGGGATCGGTAGGGGCTTTTTAGCGCTTGAAGCTCGTTGGCTGGCCCGAGCCTTTTCCAGAACCTAAACCGGTCTCTGGTCAAAGATGAGGAGGTTGAGGTTCATGGAAAATATGTGGCTTGTGGCGGCCGAATGGCTTGGGTTAGCTTTACTAGGCGGCTTATTAGCTGGCTGGACGGGCATCTCTATTTCCTTGATGGAGATTGCGGTAGGCGTAATTGGCGGTAATTTCTTGGGCCTGCACACCACTCCGTGGGTGGATTTCCTGGCCGGGGTTGGCAGCATTCTCCTGACCTTCCTTGCCGGTGCTGAAGTGGATCCAGAAGTTTTGCGGACC is part of the Clostridia bacterium genome and harbors:
- a CDS encoding dynamin family protein; amino-acid sequence: MEEGSPKNHKRVRQVELFYPSPLLRQGVILIDAPGIGSTFQHNTATTLNFLPQCDAALFLVSADPPITEMEIEFLRAVRSQVAHLFFVLNKVDYLDREEIAALSHFLKRVLNEQANLEDIPIFCLSARQALKAKKPISRRTQRHAYAP